The following is a genomic window from Xyrauchen texanus isolate HMW12.3.18 chromosome 6, RBS_HiC_50CHRs, whole genome shotgun sequence.
AGGTATCTGGGAGCTGAGCATGCTGTTAGGTGATTTGTAGATGCCTCTCCAGTCTTTTGCATGTGAAAGGTGCCGTGGATCTTGAGCTCTAGAGTTGAGGTGACAGTCTGCATGCAGACCACACAGCGGAAGCCAGTTAATGAGTTGCGCAAATCAGGATGTATCTGACAATGCTCCAGGAAATCTTCCTCACTCTGTAGTGGTAACTTGCAGATTCGACAGCTTCCTGTGTCCAGACTTTTGCTGTGAGTGACCTTGTGCTCTGTCAGGGTCAGTAGTGAAGGGAAACGCTCTCCACAGATGGGACACATGTAATGTTTGACAGGCCCTAGGTGTGTCTGCATGTGCTCCCGGAGCCCTCCTTCTGAGAAGAAGGTTCTAGAGCAGACATTGCATTTGTAATTTCCCTTAATCATATCTGCTTTTCTCTTGTGTAATGCACTCTCTCCTGGACGAATGTTATGGTCACGGAGTTGGTGGTTGGTCAGGAGGGACTCCATGGTATAGGAAGCGCCACAGATGTCACAGCTGTACATGACATCTGAAGTGTCAACATCTTCTTCACTGCCATCATGGCTGTTGTGTGACTCCACTGCACTAGTTCTTGCATGACTGTTGGTCAGAAAACCCTGGAATTCTGCATCATCTTTGGCAACAGAATCACCACTACCTGATGTGGATTCATTGTTGCTGCAGTTCTGTACCTTTCCCTCAAACACACAATGCTTTTCACGATGATGGAGTTCTAACAGATGAACAGCATGGAAGGCCATGCAACAAAAGTCACAATTGTACTTCTTGCTATGTGTGGTAATGTGACACTGCAGCTCCACTTCGGTGCCAAAGGACTCACCGCAAAATATGCAACGGTGTGAGTGGCCCTGATTTTCCAGGTGACTACATTTGACGTGCATTTGAAGGTCTGCCTCATGCCTGAAATCCCAGTTGCAGGAAGTGCAACGGTATACCTTCTTCTCATTACTATGTTTTACAGCAAGGTGCAGTTGAGTGGACACTTTAGAGTCAAACACCTCCTGGCAGAGCGTACAGCGAAAAAACACAAAAGTGTGCATGTCAAGGAGATGTTTCTGCAAGCCATCCACTGATGTGAATTGCTTGTCACAACTCTCGCAGATGTAGTACGTGGACGTGAGGGTGAAATGAACAGTCACATGTTTTAGCAGAGACTCCTGGTTAGGAAAGTCTTTTTTACACTGTGGACAAGTTAACTGGTGCACAATGCTATCAAGGTGGGTCTTTAGGTGTGTCTGGAAAAGGTCTAGGCTTGTGTATTTAGCACCACACTGATTACAAATAAACTCATTTGAACGTAAAGTGCTATTCGGATTGTATAATGGGACCTGTTCTACAGATACTGGTGATGAAGGGCTGAGGTCTCGCAGAGATCTCCTCCCATTGTTGATATAATTCAGAGCAAGAGGGATGTTCTTGTGGTTCTCCTTAATGTGTTTGTTAAGCTTGAGGACACTATTAAAAATTGGTGAGTTGGTGCAGTAAGAGCAGGAGTAGATCTCCACAATTGGATCTTTAGGAGTGACTGCTAAAGGAGAGTCATACTGCAAGCTCCCAGAGTCACAATGGGTCTGTCTGACATGTTCTTCTAGAGTGGCCTCAGTTAAGAATCCCATAAAGCACTTGGGACAAAAAAATGCATTGCTTTCTTTTGACACTGGACTAGGAAATCCATGTGAGCAGCGGATGTGCTCCTGCAGAGCATTTAAATCTCCAAACACCTCTGGGCAGAAGTTACACTGCAGCAAGGAGTCAGACAGGTTGGCAATTAGCCGTGAGGAATCGTCTGCATTGTGGATCTGCTTCAGGTGCTCGTTTAAGTTGCAAAGGGATGGAAGAATCTCCAAGCAAAATTGGCAGGTATGAGCCTGCTCTGGTTTGTCAACATGCTTTGTCTTAAGATGAATCTGTAGCACATCAAGGCTTGAGAAAACTTGTTTGCTGCAGTAGATACAGCTATATGTAATTTTTCGCTGCTTAGAAGATCGCCCATACATATGAGACACATTTTGGCTGGCCCTCTTTCTTCTCCCTCGAGTCTTGGGCACTTTAGAAAACATCTCTGCCATGGTCAAACTATCAACAGAAAGGTTAGAGTCTGGGGTAGTACTTGAAACAGATGTATATCCCATGGGCAACAGGGAGGAGGTATTGCTGAACTCTGGGAGTTGGTGGACATCCATGTGAGTGTACAGATCCTCCAGAGTAGGGAAGTGCTCAGAGCACACAGTGCACATGTTGTTCTTCCTGTCTCTGCCATGCAACTGATCGATGTGGCTCAGAAGCATTCCTTCATCACTGAACGGCTCGTGGCAGTAGATGCATTGCAGTCCTGGATCTAAACTCCCTCCACCAGGAGAAAAGCACTCTGGGTGGCTTTCTGCAATGTGTTTTTGCAGATCTTCAGGCATATTAAAACCCTCCTCACAACGGCTGCATTTGCGTGTCCTCCACTCTTGAGAGGCATTAGTATTTGCTCCATCTTTTCCACGCTCATGCACCAGCATGTGTCCATGAAGTGAGTTAGTGGACAAGAACCCCCTGCGGCACACAGGGCATTTATGGGGCTTGTTAGCAGAATGTGTCTTCATATGGATTTTCAGATGATCACTGCGAGAGAAAGCAGAGTCGCAGTCTCTACAGTGGTACTTTTTGTCACCTGTATGAAGCTTGATGTGTCTGTCACGGCTGCGCTTGTGCTTGAACAAGCGGCTGCAGAATGTGCAGCTAAAGGGTAGTTTATCTCTGTGACTCTGCTCGTGGCACTTTAGGAAGCTCAAGCGACTGAAGGATTTAGAACAAAATTGGCATGGGTAGGGCAGGCCGGCACCTCCTTTGACCTCACCACATTCATAGTCATCAGCATGGCCTGGAGACGTCTGGTCTTTACTAGATGGTGACGATGCAGGCCAAGAGCAGGATGGGTCATCCTCTACATCAGTTCCATCTGTCAAAAAGACAAAATTAATATGTTACCTTTCTGTTTTGTGGTCTTCTAACAAACTGCATTTGTAAGCAAACTCTCCTTTCAAAATGATGTGTCTTTTATGTAACAGGTAGACAGAAAGCAGAGAGAGAGGCATTGTTAAGTACTAGCCAAGGTCAATTAAATGTTCTAATAAGAGGtaaagttacatttacttgagtaacattttggagtaaatgtacttttaagagTAGGTTTAATGGTTGGTACTTTTTATTGTTACACAAATGCATttctaacaattttttttttactatttgttACAATGGGCGACATTACCATTGCTACATTAATTCAAAAAgtgttaataaatacattatttattgagagattttttAATGGGTTATTAATGACACCGAAACTCTGTCAATCAAGTCCATTGCTGCAGCAGCAGCaaatgctcaaaacaaacaccttcttaacaacacacagtgaaagagTCTTTATGTGATTCCTTCATTCAACACCAAAACAAGCTGAAATTTCAGCATATAAAAATTACAGATCCAATAAAACATATTGCGGTGTTTTGTGGTGATAATAATAACACGGGCTTGTTTGTTATGAAAATTTTCcatttcagggtgattctgtaactacgGCCTCTATTGATCTCAGTTTGtaggtatacattttcttataTTAGTGCTGCAATACATCAGAGCTTATActgtaaatgcatgtaaacatcagAGTTATGTGTAAATTCCTTTTGTTCTACTGATTGTGTGCTTGATTAAAGCAGCATGGGCATACAGCAATACATGTaataaaacacacatgcacaccaaCTCTGCATTTGACAGGTGCAGTGCGTTTTTCTTAAGGACAACCGAGAACAAGCTCTGAACTAGAGTTGGGGTACACGAGTTCGGATTCGAATCAGAGTCAATAGTCAAATTTGAATGGACTAGGACTTGTCACGATATTAGATGCATTTTTACATAGACTTGACTCTGACTCGAGCCGAGTCCATGGCATATGCTTTGTGatacaatgaacaaaataaataaatagaaatatcaaaacagaaataaaaggaCACTCTGTCTGCAAGCAGTAGTACCGTCTGATGTCGTAGACACagccagagtttgtttcaccatgttgagcaaacacacctgcagTGCGGCACACTCAGGcaaccaatacgcttgaatgttactatggagactgctgtataacatcgattaccgaggtggctggcacgACGAACACAAAGACAGGTATGTAGCCGATGAACTAGAAACTAAAagtcagttttacaactgataatATCGCACGCAGCTTTTGTGAAGCCAAGATGGTGCTCGCATCACGGTTTCGTTGTGGTTAAGAACTTCattaagtcaagtcacccacatcatgtctcacacagtttactaaaaaaacaaaaacaaaaattctgaaaAATATAATTAACGTTGGGCTATTAAGTCCTATTAATTAAGGGCTATTAATGTAGGCATCTGTAGTCAACTTGTGGTCCACGCAGTGTTGTCAACTCCCTTCATAAATTAACTGTAACTTTTTTAATAGTCACAAAAAAGAAAtggttattgctaaagcagactgcaacactgaaaaacagataaacagcacccgtttattgtttttctatttttaaagcatttaggagctgcttaaaatatgttctttaaaagaaaattctACAATAAAATACCCAATGAAATATAgttattttgggcagtgaaatgttttgtttataatttaattatagttccccttctgtcactcaccaccagtctgagcctgacgcacggatgtCCGCTATGCGTCCCATCCCCCcccacggctactcgatcggttccgtGGGCCAGGGCGCCGCtctgacccttcttacggttcgtgttcgacggccaggcatatcagtacaaggtcctcccctttggcctgtccctgtcccctcgcagcTTCACCAAGGTCGAAGAGGCAGCCtttgccccgctacgggaagtgggcttCCGCATACtccactacctcgacgactggctcatcctagcg
Proteins encoded in this region:
- the LOC127644620 gene encoding zinc finger protein 521 isoform X2; translation: MVFSGFCRMSRRKQAKPRALKDAAPETESKDEEDGHLRLSQISPEEEEKEAEVQVFESLSALSQHKIHRCHLTDGTDVEDDPSCSWPASSPSSKDQTSPGHADDYECGEVKGGAGLPYPCQFCSKSFSRLSFLKCHEQSHRDKLPFSCTFCSRLFKHKRSRDRHIKLHTGDKKYHCRDCDSAFSRSDHLKIHMKTHSANKPHKCPVCRRGFLSTNSLHGHMLVHERGKDGANTNASQEWRTRKCSRCEEGFNMPEDLQKHIAESHPECFSPGGGSLDPGLQCIYCHEPFSDEGMLLSHIDQLHGRDRKNNMCTVCSEHFPTLEDLYTHMDVHQLPEFSNTSSLLPMGYTSVSSTTPDSNLSVDSLTMAEMFSKVPKTRGRRKRASQNVSHMYGRSSKQRKITYSCIYCSKQVFSSLDVLQIHLKTKHVDKPEQAHTCQFCLEILPSLCNLNEHLKQIHNADDSSRLIANLSDSLLQCNFCPEVFGDLNALQEHIRCSHGFPSPVSKESNAFFCPKCFMGFLTEATLEEHVRQTHCDSGSLQYDSPLAVTPKDPIVEIYSCSYCTNSPIFNSVLKLNKHIKENHKNIPLALNYINNGRRSLRDLSPSSPVSVEQVPLYNPNSTLRSNEFICNQCGAKYTSLDLFQTHLKTHLDSIVHQLTCPQCKKDFPNQESLLKHVTVHFTLTSTYYICESCDKQFTSVDGLQKHLLDMHTFVFFRCTLCQEVFDSKVSTQLHLAVKHSNEKKVYRCTSCNWDFRHEADLQMHVKCSHLENQGHSHRCIFCGESFGTEVELQCHITTHSKKYNCDFCCMAFHAVHLLELHHREKHCVFEGKVQNCSNNESTSGSGDSVAKDDAEFQGFLTNSHARTSAVESHNSHDGSEEDVDTSDVMYSCDICGASYTMESLLTNHQLRDHNIRPGESALHKRKADMIKGNYKCNVCSRTFFSEGGLREHMQTHLGPVKHYMCPICGERFPSLLTLTEHKVTHSKSLDTGSCRICKLPLQSEEDFLEHCQIHPDLRNSLTGFRCVVCMQTVTSTLELKIHGTFHMQKTGEASTNHLTACSAPRYLQHHQSQKVLKCASCLKEFHSKHELVKLDINGFTYGLCSLCVNAAGSKSSAVNGGKQLQQGAHTSAGPASGLSHGDSLSPGAVKGKTASSSSSSSSVSPSIAKTRCYRCSVKFESETELQAHLQTMHRDQMPEITLLRTPAGSPMPQVSPSQCDEKTYQCIKCQMVFYTEWDIQVHVANHMLEEGLNHECKMCSQSFDSPAKLQCHLIEHSFEGMGGTFKCPVCFTVFVQACKLQQHIFTAHGQEDKIYDCSQCPQKFFFQTELQNHSVSVHSS
- the LOC127644620 gene encoding zinc finger protein 521 isoform X1; translation: MVFSGFCRMSRRKQAKPRALKDAAPETESKDEEDGHLRLSQISPEEEEKEAEVQVFESLSALSQHKIHRCHLTDGTDVEDDPSCSWPASSPSSKDQTSPGHADDYECGEVKGGAGLPYPCQFCSKSFSRLSFLKCHEQSHRDKLPFSCTFCSRLFKHKRSRDRHIKLHTGDKKYHCRDCDSAFSRSDHLKIHMKTHSANKPHKCPVCRRGFLSTNSLHGHMLVHERGKDGANTNASQEWRTRKCSRCEEGFNMPEDLQKHIAESHPECFSPGGGSLDPGLQCIYCHEPFSDEGMLLSHIDQLHGRDRKNNMCTVCSEHFPTLEDLYTHMDVHQLPEFSNTSSLLPMGYTSVSSTTPDSNLSVDSLTMAEMFSKVPKTRGRRKRASQNVSHMYGRSSKQRKITYSCIYCSKQVFSSLDVLQIHLKTKHVDKPEQAHTCQFCLEILPSLCNLNEHLKQIHNADDSSRLIANLSDSLLQCNFCPEVFGDLNALQEHIRCSHGFPSPVSKESNAFFCPKCFMGFLTEATLEEHVRQTHCDSGSLQYDSPLAVTPKDPIVEIYSCSYCTNSPIFNSVLKLNKHIKENHKNIPLALNYINNGRRSLRDLSPSSPVSVEQVPLYNPNSTLRSNEFICNQCGAKYTSLDLFQTHLKTHLDSIVHQLTCPQCKKDFPNQESLLKHVTVHFTLTSTYYICESCDKQFTSVDGLQKHLLDMHTFVFFRCTLCQEVFDSKVSTQLHLAVKHSNEKKVYRCTSCNWDFRHEADLQMHVKCSHLENQGHSHRCIFCGESFGTEVELQCHITTHSKKYNCDFCCMAFHAVHLLELHHREKHCVFEGKVQNCSNNESTSGSGDSVAKDDAEFQGFLTNSHARTSAVESHNSHDGSEEDVDTSDVMYSCDICGASYTMESLLTNHQLRDHNIRPGESALHKRKADMIKGNYKCNVCSRTFFSEGGLREHMQTHLGPVKHYMCPICGERFPSLLTLTEHKVTHSKSLDTGSCRICKLPLQSEEDFLEHCQIHPDLRNSLTGFRCVVCMQTVTSTLELKIHGTFHMQKTGEASTNHLTACSAPRYLQHHQSQKVLKCASCLKEFHSKHELVKLDINGFTYGLCSLCVNAAGSKSSAVNGGKQLQQGAHTSAGPASGLSHGDSLSPGAVKGKTASSSSSSSSVSPSIAKTRCYRCSVKFESETELQAHLQTMHRDQMPEITLLRTPAGSPMPQVSPSQCDEKKTYQCIKCQMVFYTEWDIQVHVANHMLEEGLNHECKMCSQSFDSPAKLQCHLIEHSFEGMGGTFKCPVCFTVFVQACKLQQHIFTAHGQEDKIYDCSQCPQKFFFQTELQNHSVSVHSS
- the LOC127644620 gene encoding zinc finger protein 521 isoform X3 produces the protein MKTHSANKPHKCPVCRRGFLSTNSLHGHMLVHERGKDGANTNASQEWRTRKCSRCEEGFNMPEDLQKHIAESHPECFSPGGGSLDPGLQCIYCHEPFSDEGMLLSHIDQLHGRDRKNNMCTVCSEHFPTLEDLYTHMDVHQLPEFSNTSSLLPMGYTSVSSTTPDSNLSVDSLTMAEMFSKVPKTRGRRKRASQNVSHMYGRSSKQRKITYSCIYCSKQVFSSLDVLQIHLKTKHVDKPEQAHTCQFCLEILPSLCNLNEHLKQIHNADDSSRLIANLSDSLLQCNFCPEVFGDLNALQEHIRCSHGFPSPVSKESNAFFCPKCFMGFLTEATLEEHVRQTHCDSGSLQYDSPLAVTPKDPIVEIYSCSYCTNSPIFNSVLKLNKHIKENHKNIPLALNYINNGRRSLRDLSPSSPVSVEQVPLYNPNSTLRSNEFICNQCGAKYTSLDLFQTHLKTHLDSIVHQLTCPQCKKDFPNQESLLKHVTVHFTLTSTYYICESCDKQFTSVDGLQKHLLDMHTFVFFRCTLCQEVFDSKVSTQLHLAVKHSNEKKVYRCTSCNWDFRHEADLQMHVKCSHLENQGHSHRCIFCGESFGTEVELQCHITTHSKKYNCDFCCMAFHAVHLLELHHREKHCVFEGKVQNCSNNESTSGSGDSVAKDDAEFQGFLTNSHARTSAVESHNSHDGSEEDVDTSDVMYSCDICGASYTMESLLTNHQLRDHNIRPGESALHKRKADMIKGNYKCNVCSRTFFSEGGLREHMQTHLGPVKHYMCPICGERFPSLLTLTEHKVTHSKSLDTGSCRICKLPLQSEEDFLEHCQIHPDLRNSLTGFRCVVCMQTVTSTLELKIHGTFHMQKTGEASTNHLTACSAPRYLQHHQSQKVLKCASCLKEFHSKHELVKLDINGFTYGLCSLCVNAAGSKSSAVNGGKQLQQGAHTSAGPASGLSHGDSLSPGAVKGKTASSSSSSSSVSPSIAKTRCYRCSVKFESETELQAHLQTMHRDQMPEITLLRTPAGSPMPQVSPSQCDEKKTYQCIKCQMVFYTEWDIQVHVANHMLEEGLNHECKMCSQSFDSPAKLQCHLIEHSFEGMGGTFKCPVCFTVFVQACKLQQHIFTAHGQEDKIYDCSQCPQKFFFQTELQNHSVSVHSS